In Meleagris gallopavo isolate NT-WF06-2002-E0010 breed Aviagen turkey brand Nicholas breeding stock chromosome 5, Turkey_5.1, whole genome shotgun sequence, a single window of DNA contains:
- the LTO1 gene encoding protein LTO1 homolog isoform X3, with protein sequence MAAPSPGSDMFDEIVMADDRFHGEGYQEGYAEGSQAGAAEGRRYGALHGAKIGSEIGSYLGFALTWQHLLPKCTDEKNSKKIRALDSLIGMIQKFPYGDPTYEKLQDDLEKIRGKFKQKITADFFWKAWGVNLLESCSS encoded by the exons ATGGCGGCCCCGTCCCCAGGTTCGGACATGTTTGATGAGATCGTGATGGCCGATGACAG GTTTCACGGGGAGGGCTATCAGGAGGGGTACGCCGAGGGCAGCCAGGCGGGGGCTGCTGAGGGGCGGAGGTACGGCGCCCTGCATGGCGCCAAGATCGGCTCTGAG ATTGGCAGCTACCTTGGATTTGCACTGACCTGGCAGCATCTGCTCCCAAAATGTACAGATGAAAAGAACAG taaaaaaataagGGCTCTGGATTCATTAATAGGAATGATTCAGAAGTTCCCATATGGAGACCCCACTTACGAAAAGCTTCAAGATGATTTGGAAAAAATCAGAGGAAAGTTTAAGCAG aaaataacTGCTGATTTCTTCTGGAAAGCTTGGGGAGTAAATTTGCTGGAGAGCTGTTCTTCGTAA
- the LTO1 gene encoding protein LTO1 homolog isoform X7, protein MAAPSPGSDMFDEIVMADDRFHGEGYQEGYAEGSQAGAAEGRRYGALHGAKIGSEIGSYLGFALTWQHLLPKCTDEKNSKKIRALDSLIGMIQKFPYGDPTYEKLQDDLEKIRGKFKQFSFAQTAV, encoded by the exons ATGGCGGCCCCGTCCCCAGGTTCGGACATGTTTGATGAGATCGTGATGGCCGATGACAG GTTTCACGGGGAGGGCTATCAGGAGGGGTACGCCGAGGGCAGCCAGGCGGGGGCTGCTGAGGGGCGGAGGTACGGCGCCCTGCATGGCGCCAAGATCGGCTCTGAG ATTGGCAGCTACCTTGGATTTGCACTGACCTGGCAGCATCTGCTCCCAAAATGTACAGATGAAAAGAACAG taaaaaaataagGGCTCTGGATTCATTAATAGGAATGATTCAGAAGTTCCCATATGGAGACCCCACTTACGAAAAGCTTCAAGATGATTTGGAAAAAATCAGAGGAAAGTTTAAGCAG
- the LTO1 gene encoding protein LTO1 homolog isoform X5, which translates to MAAPSPGSDMFDEIVMADDRFHGEGYQEGYAEGSQAGAAEGRRYGALHGAKIGSEIGSYLGFALTWQHLLPKCTDEKNSKKIRALDSLIGMIQKFPYGDPTYEKLQDDLEKIRGKFKQFMPGQSEMSRCNQGLI; encoded by the exons ATGGCGGCCCCGTCCCCAGGTTCGGACATGTTTGATGAGATCGTGATGGCCGATGACAG GTTTCACGGGGAGGGCTATCAGGAGGGGTACGCCGAGGGCAGCCAGGCGGGGGCTGCTGAGGGGCGGAGGTACGGCGCCCTGCATGGCGCCAAGATCGGCTCTGAG ATTGGCAGCTACCTTGGATTTGCACTGACCTGGCAGCATCTGCTCCCAAAATGTACAGATGAAAAGAACAG taaaaaaataagGGCTCTGGATTCATTAATAGGAATGATTCAGAAGTTCCCATATGGAGACCCCACTTACGAAAAGCTTCAAGATGATTTGGAAAAAATCAGAGGAAAGTTTAAGCAG TTCATGCCAGGTCAGTCAGAGATGAGCAGATGTAATCAAGGTCTGATATGA
- the LTO1 gene encoding protein LTO1 homolog isoform X8 has translation MAAPSPGSDMFDEIVMADDRFHGEGYQEGYAEGSQAGAAEGRRYGALHGAKIGSEIGSYLGFALTWQHLLPKCTDEKNSKKIRALDSLIGMIQKFPYGDPTYEKLQDDLEKIRGKFKQTLEVT, from the exons ATGGCGGCCCCGTCCCCAGGTTCGGACATGTTTGATGAGATCGTGATGGCCGATGACAG GTTTCACGGGGAGGGCTATCAGGAGGGGTACGCCGAGGGCAGCCAGGCGGGGGCTGCTGAGGGGCGGAGGTACGGCGCCCTGCATGGCGCCAAGATCGGCTCTGAG ATTGGCAGCTACCTTGGATTTGCACTGACCTGGCAGCATCTGCTCCCAAAATGTACAGATGAAAAGAACAG taaaaaaataagGGCTCTGGATTCATTAATAGGAATGATTCAGAAGTTCCCATATGGAGACCCCACTTACGAAAAGCTTCAAGATGATTTGGAAAAAATCAGAGGAAAGTTTAAGCAG acTTTGGAAGTGACATGA
- the LTO1 gene encoding protein LTO1 homolog isoform X2, whose amino-acid sequence MAAPSPGSDMFDEIVMADDRFHGEGYQEGYAEGSQAGAAEGRRYGALHGAKIGSEIGSYLGFALTWQHLLPKCTDEKNSKKIRALDSLIGMIQKFPYGDPTYEKLQDDLEKIRGKFKQVCSMLNIRSDFRVSTERSSLTF is encoded by the exons ATGGCGGCCCCGTCCCCAGGTTCGGACATGTTTGATGAGATCGTGATGGCCGATGACAG GTTTCACGGGGAGGGCTATCAGGAGGGGTACGCCGAGGGCAGCCAGGCGGGGGCTGCTGAGGGGCGGAGGTACGGCGCCCTGCATGGCGCCAAGATCGGCTCTGAG ATTGGCAGCTACCTTGGATTTGCACTGACCTGGCAGCATCTGCTCCCAAAATGTACAGATGAAAAGAACAG taaaaaaataagGGCTCTGGATTCATTAATAGGAATGATTCAGAAGTTCCCATATGGAGACCCCACTTACGAAAAGCTTCAAGATGATTTGGAAAAAATCAGAGGAAAGTTTAAGCAG GTTTGTTCAATGCTAAACATTCGATCTGATTTTAGAGTCAGTACTGAAAGATCTTCACTTACATTTTGA
- the LTO1 gene encoding protein LTO1 homolog isoform X6, whose amino-acid sequence MAAPSPGSDMFDEIVMADDRFHGEGYQEGYAEGSQAGAAEGRRYGALHGAKIGSEIGSYLGFALTWQHLLPKCTDEKNSKKIRALDSLIGMIQKFPYGDPTYEKLQDDLEKIRGKFKQFLMATSSGLITA is encoded by the exons ATGGCGGCCCCGTCCCCAGGTTCGGACATGTTTGATGAGATCGTGATGGCCGATGACAG GTTTCACGGGGAGGGCTATCAGGAGGGGTACGCCGAGGGCAGCCAGGCGGGGGCTGCTGAGGGGCGGAGGTACGGCGCCCTGCATGGCGCCAAGATCGGCTCTGAG ATTGGCAGCTACCTTGGATTTGCACTGACCTGGCAGCATCTGCTCCCAAAATGTACAGATGAAAAGAACAG taaaaaaataagGGCTCTGGATTCATTAATAGGAATGATTCAGAAGTTCCCATATGGAGACCCCACTTACGAAAAGCTTCAAGATGATTTGGAAAAAATCAGAGGAAAGTTTAAGCAG TTTCTCATGGCAACTTCTTCTGGACTAATTACAGCCTAA
- the LTO1 gene encoding protein LTO1 homolog isoform X9, with protein MAAPSPGSDMFDEIVMADDRFHGEGYQEGYAEGSQAGAAEGRRYGALHGAKIGSEIGSYLGFALTWQHLLPKCTDEKNSKKIRALDSLIGMIQKFPYGDPTYEKLQDDLEKIRGKFKQTAV; from the exons ATGGCGGCCCCGTCCCCAGGTTCGGACATGTTTGATGAGATCGTGATGGCCGATGACAG GTTTCACGGGGAGGGCTATCAGGAGGGGTACGCCGAGGGCAGCCAGGCGGGGGCTGCTGAGGGGCGGAGGTACGGCGCCCTGCATGGCGCCAAGATCGGCTCTGAG ATTGGCAGCTACCTTGGATTTGCACTGACCTGGCAGCATCTGCTCCCAAAATGTACAGATGAAAAGAACAG taaaaaaataagGGCTCTGGATTCATTAATAGGAATGATTCAGAAGTTCCCATATGGAGACCCCACTTACGAAAAGCTTCAAGATGATTTGGAAAAAATCAGAGGAAAGTTTAAGCAG
- the LTO1 gene encoding protein LTO1 homolog isoform X10 encodes MAAPSPGSDMFDEIVMADDRFHGEGYQEGYAEGSQAGAAEGRRYGALHGAKIGSEIGSYLGFALTWQHLLPKCTDEKNSKKIRALDSLIGMIQKFPYGDPTYEKLQDDLEKIRGKFKQPQ; translated from the exons ATGGCGGCCCCGTCCCCAGGTTCGGACATGTTTGATGAGATCGTGATGGCCGATGACAG GTTTCACGGGGAGGGCTATCAGGAGGGGTACGCCGAGGGCAGCCAGGCGGGGGCTGCTGAGGGGCGGAGGTACGGCGCCCTGCATGGCGCCAAGATCGGCTCTGAG ATTGGCAGCTACCTTGGATTTGCACTGACCTGGCAGCATCTGCTCCCAAAATGTACAGATGAAAAGAACAG taaaaaaataagGGCTCTGGATTCATTAATAGGAATGATTCAGAAGTTCCCATATGGAGACCCCACTTACGAAAAGCTTCAAGATGATTTGGAAAAAATCAGAGGAAAGTTTAAGCAG
- the LTO1 gene encoding protein LTO1 homolog isoform X4 codes for MAAPSPGSDMFDEIVMADDRFHGEGYQEGYAEGSQAGAAEGRRYGALHGAKIGSEIGSYLGFALTWQHLLPKCTDEKNSKKIRALDSLIGMIQKFPYGDPTYEKLQDDLEKIRGKFKQAGFADLSKHHKPGTNRPKP; via the exons ATGGCGGCCCCGTCCCCAGGTTCGGACATGTTTGATGAGATCGTGATGGCCGATGACAG GTTTCACGGGGAGGGCTATCAGGAGGGGTACGCCGAGGGCAGCCAGGCGGGGGCTGCTGAGGGGCGGAGGTACGGCGCCCTGCATGGCGCCAAGATCGGCTCTGAG ATTGGCAGCTACCTTGGATTTGCACTGACCTGGCAGCATCTGCTCCCAAAATGTACAGATGAAAAGAACAG taaaaaaataagGGCTCTGGATTCATTAATAGGAATGATTCAGAAGTTCCCATATGGAGACCCCACTTACGAAAAGCTTCAAGATGATTTGGAAAAAATCAGAGGAAAGTTTAAGCAG GCTGGTTTTGCAGACTTATCCAAACATCACAAACCAGGAACAAATAGACCCAAACCCTAG